A window of the Vigna angularis cultivar LongXiaoDou No.4 chromosome 3, ASM1680809v1, whole genome shotgun sequence genome harbors these coding sequences:
- the LOC108325366 gene encoding histone H2B.10 — translation MAKGEKKPAEKKPAEKTPEKAKAEKKIPKDATSGDKKKKRKAKNVETYKIYIFKVLKQVHPDIGISSKAMGIMNSFINDIFEKLAQESSRLARYNKKPTITSREIQTAVRLVLPGELAKHAVSEGTKAVTKFTSS, via the coding sequence ATGGCCAAGGGTGAGAAGAAACCCGCTGAGAAAAAGCCCGCGGAGAAGACTCCGGAGAAGGCGAAGGCAGAGAAGAAGATTCCTAAGGATGCTACCTCCGGtgacaagaagaagaagagaaaggcgAAGAATGTGGAAACCTACAAAATCTATATCTTCAAGGTTCTGAAGCAGGTTCACCCTGACATTGGGATCTCCAGCAAGGCAATGGGGATCATGAACAGCTTCATCAATGACATATTTGAGAAGCTCGCACAAGAATCATCTAGATTGGCTCGTTACAACAAGAAGCCTACAATCACATCCCGTGAGATTCAGACTGCCGTTCGTCTTGTCCTCCCTGGTGAACTCGCTAAGCATGCCGTCTCAGAAGGCACCAAGGCTGTCACCAAGTTTACTAGTTCTTAA
- the LOC108326416 gene encoding uncharacterized protein LOC108326416 isoform X1, with product MDAQIDHYAVLGLPSGEEGAKLTEKEINKAYRWKALELHPDKRPDDPNAAANFQQLRTSYDILRDDKARKLFDELLRVKRDRELRHSQRDGKRRKMVSDLERRERDANAPDLAAKEREEEARIARQLKEEIARIRAMHGMKAAPPPPPETEKESGRGRAGGGGGVDPEKVLKVSWEKVGEDYSADKLRQLFSEFGEVEDVVIKGSKKKGSALVVMATKEGSVAATGSVIGHLANPLLVLPLKPATIADSSSFPKSAETAKLSNLVGAGYQAFEDSVLKKLQKSRPYLLMEADMGIVVCLASCIPLSSIASVRFIELLC from the exons ATGGATGCCCAGATTGATCACTATGCGGTGCTAGGGTTACCATCGGGAGAAGAAGGTGCCAAGCTAACGGAGAAAGAAATCAACAAGGCCTACAGATGGAAGGCTCTGGAACTGCACCCCGACAAGAGGCCCGACGACCCCAACGCCGCCGCCAACTTCCAACAGCTCCGCACATCCTACGACATTCTCCGGGATGACAAGGCCCGTAAGTTATTCGACGAACTATTGCGTGTCAAGCGCGACCGCGAGCTCCGCCACTCACAGCGCGATGGAAAGCGCCGCAAGATGGTTTCCGATCTCGAACGCCGGGAGCGCGATGCCAACGCCCCCGACCTCGCTGCCAAGGAGCGTGAAGAGGAGGCCAGGATCGCGCGCCAGCTCAAGGAGGAGATCGCTAGAATTCGTGCCATGCACGGCATGAAGGCGGCGCCACCACCTCCACCGGAGACGGAGAAGGAGAGTGGCCGTGGCCGTGCTGGTGGGGGAGGTGGAGTGGATCCAGAGAAGGTTCTGAAGGTTTCTTGGGAAAAGGTGGGTGAGGATTATTCGGCTGATAAGTTGAGGCAATTGTTTTCAGAGTTTGGTGAAGTGGAAGATGTTGTCATCAAAGGGAGCAAGAAGAAGGGTTCTGCACTCGTTGTTATGGCCACTAAAGAAGGAAGT GTTGCTGCAACGGGAAGTGTGATTGGTCATCTTGCTAATCCGTTGCTGGTTTTACCTCTTAAACCGGCAACTATTGCAGATTCTTCCAGTTTTCCGAAGTCTGCTGAAACTGCCAAATTGAGTAATCTGGTTGGTGCCGGGTATCAAGCTTTTGAGGATTCTGTTCTGAAGAAACTGCAAAAG TCACGACCCTATTTACTTATGGAAGCCGATATGGGTATTGTGGTTTGTCTAGCGTCTTGTATCCCCTTGTCATCTATAGCGAGTGTCAGGTTTATCGAACTTTTATGTTAA
- the LOC108326416 gene encoding uncharacterized protein LOC108326416 isoform X2, whose translation MDAQIDHYAVLGLPSGEEGAKLTEKEINKAYRWKALELHPDKRPDDPNAAANFQQLRTSYDILRDDKARKLFDELLRVKRDRELRHSQRDGKRRKMVSDLERRERDANAPDLAAKEREEEARIARQLKEEIARIRAMHGMKAAPPPPPETEKESGRGRAGGGGGVDPEKVLKVSWEKVGEDYSADKLRQLFSEFGEVEDVVIKGSKKKGSALVVMATKEGSVAATGSVIGHLANPLLVLPLKPATIADSSSFPKSAETAKLSNLVGAGYQAFEDSVLKKLQKAAEKQK comes from the exons ATGGATGCCCAGATTGATCACTATGCGGTGCTAGGGTTACCATCGGGAGAAGAAGGTGCCAAGCTAACGGAGAAAGAAATCAACAAGGCCTACAGATGGAAGGCTCTGGAACTGCACCCCGACAAGAGGCCCGACGACCCCAACGCCGCCGCCAACTTCCAACAGCTCCGCACATCCTACGACATTCTCCGGGATGACAAGGCCCGTAAGTTATTCGACGAACTATTGCGTGTCAAGCGCGACCGCGAGCTCCGCCACTCACAGCGCGATGGAAAGCGCCGCAAGATGGTTTCCGATCTCGAACGCCGGGAGCGCGATGCCAACGCCCCCGACCTCGCTGCCAAGGAGCGTGAAGAGGAGGCCAGGATCGCGCGCCAGCTCAAGGAGGAGATCGCTAGAATTCGTGCCATGCACGGCATGAAGGCGGCGCCACCACCTCCACCGGAGACGGAGAAGGAGAGTGGCCGTGGCCGTGCTGGTGGGGGAGGTGGAGTGGATCCAGAGAAGGTTCTGAAGGTTTCTTGGGAAAAGGTGGGTGAGGATTATTCGGCTGATAAGTTGAGGCAATTGTTTTCAGAGTTTGGTGAAGTGGAAGATGTTGTCATCAAAGGGAGCAAGAAGAAGGGTTCTGCACTCGTTGTTATGGCCACTAAAGAAGGAAGT GTTGCTGCAACGGGAAGTGTGATTGGTCATCTTGCTAATCCGTTGCTGGTTTTACCTCTTAAACCGGCAACTATTGCAGATTCTTCCAGTTTTCCGAAGTCTGCTGAAACTGCCAAATTGAGTAATCTGGTTGGTGCCGGGTATCAAGCTTTTGAGGATTCTGTTCTGAAGAAACTGCAAAAG GCtgcagaaaaacaaaaatga
- the LOC108326188 gene encoding V-type proton ATPase subunit B 1: protein MGVAQNVHDTEEGTLEIGMEYRTVSGVAGPLVILDKVKGPKFQEIVNIRLGDGTTRRGQVLEVDGEKAVVQVFEGTSGIDNKFTTVQFTGEVLKTPVSLDMLGRIFNGSGKPIDNGPPILPEAYLDISGSSINPSERTYPEEMIQTGISTIDVMNSIARGQKIPLFSAAGLPHNEIAAQICRQAGLVKRLEKSDNLLESGEEDNFAIVFAAMGVNMETAQFFKRDFEENGSMERVTLFLNLANDPTIERIITPRIALTTAEYLAYECGKHVLVILTDMSSYADALREVSAAREEVPGRRGYPGYMYTDLATIYERAGRIEGRKGSITQIPILTMPNDDITHPTPDLTGYITEGQIYIDRQLYNRQIYPPINVLPSLSRLMKSAIGEGMTRRDHADVSNQLYANYAIGKDVQAMKAVVGEEALSSEDLLYLEFLEKFERKFVAQGAYDTRNIFQSLDLAWTLLRIFPRELLHRIPAKTLDQYYSRDAGN from the exons ATGGGCGTGGCTCAGAATGTTCACGACACGGAGGAGGGTACCTTGGAGATTGGAATGG AATACAGAACTGTATCTGGAGTTGCTGGACCATTGGTTATTCTTGACAAAGTTAAG GGACCCAAATTTCAAGAGATTGTTAATATTCGTTTAGGAGATGGAACTACTCGGCGTGGACAAGTTCTAGAGGTTGATGGTGAAAAGGCTGTTGTTCAG GTATTTGAAGGTACATCTGGGATTGACAATAAATTTACAACTGTGCAATTTACTGGAGAG GTGTTAAAAACTCCTGTCTCTCTGGATATGCTTGGGCGCATATTTAATGGTTCTGGAAAACCAATTGATAACGGTCCACCAATTTTACCTGAGGCATACCTAGATATTTCTG GAAGTTCTATCAATCCTAGTGAGAGAACCTATCCTGAGGAGATGATACAGACAGGAATATCTACAATTGATGTCATGAATTCTATTGCTAGAGGTCAAAAGATCCCTTTATTCTCAGCAGCTGGTCTCCCCCATAATGAAATTGCTGCACAGATATGTCGTCAGGCTGGCTTAGTCAAGCGACTTGAGAAATCTGATAATCTACTTGAG AGTGGAGAAGAGGACAATTTTGCTATTGTTTTTGCAGCTATGGGAGTTAACATGGAGACTGCACAGTTTTTCAAACGTGACTTTGAGGAGAATGGGTCAATGGAGAGAGTGACTCTTTTCCTTAATTTG GCAAACGATCCTACAATTGAGCGAATTATCACTCCTCGTATTGCTCTCACTACTGCTGAATATTTGGCTTATGAATGTGGCAAGCACGTTCTTGTGATACTCACAGATATGAGTTCTTATGCTGATGCTCTTCGTGAG GTATCTGCTGCCCGAGAAGAAGTGCCAGGAAGACGTGGTTATCCTGGATACATGTATACAGATCTTGCAACAATTTATGAACGTGCTGGAAGAATTGAGGGGCGTAAAGGCTCTATTActcaaattccaattttaacCATGCCCAACGATG ATATTACGCACCCAACTCCTGATCTGACAGGATATATCACTGAGGGGCAGATATACATCGACAGGCAGCTGTATAACAGACAG ATATACCCACCAATCAATGTCCTCCCATCACTATCTCGGTTGATGAAG AGTGCTATTGGTGAGGGAATGACCAGAAGGGATCATGCTGATGTTTCCAACCAG CTCTATGCAAATTATGCTATTGGAAAGGATGTTCAGGCAATGAAAGCAGTGGTTGGAGAAGAAGCACTTTCATCAGAGGACCTG CTGTATCTGGAATTTTTGGAGAAGTTTGAGAGGAAGTTTGTTGCCCAGGGAGCTTACGACACCCGTAATATATTCCAGTCACTAGATCTTGCATGGACCTTACTCCGGATTTTCCCTCGTGAACTTCTTCATCGTATACCAGCCAAGACTCTTGACCAGTATTACAGCCGAGATGCTGGTAATTGA
- the LOC108326660 gene encoding protein CHAPERONE-LIKE PROTEIN OF POR1, chloroplastic produces the protein MASTLSLRPDRLSPGSSFLRPPVRPPLHKPIAAEQWRAAPPRIQCRRRTVAPVHAGSRADDSAPFEMSVENALKLLGVSEGASFDDILRAKNAILANCKDDQDAVAQVEAAYDMLLMQSLTQRRAGKVANSNVRYADVKRVKPPTAGSMPQWLKNSPVSVESPSTSDLGLQAGVYGALMGLTYLNGASTPVAAYAGADVPGLLLAGSFGASLYFMTKKNVKLGKATVITIGGLVAGAVVGSAVENWLQVDIVPFLGIHSPAAVVSEIIIISQFLVSLYLR, from the exons ATGGCATCCACTCTCTCCCTCCGGCCCGACCGACTCTCGCCCGGTTCATCCTTCCTCAGACCGCCGGTTCGCCCTCCCCTGCACAAACCAATCGCGGCCGAGCAGTGGCGCGCCGCACCGCCCCGGATACAGTGCCGCCGCAGGACGGTGGCGCCGGTCCACGCCGGCTCTCGCGCCGATGACTCCGCGCCGTTCGAGATGTCTGTGGAGAACGCGCTGAAGCTGCTGGGCGTTTCGGAGGGCGCGTCCTTCGATGACATACTCCGCGCCAAAAACGCCATCCTCGCTAATTGCAAAGATGACCAAGATGCCGTTGCTCAG GTTGAGGCTGCATATGACATGTTGCTTATGCAGAGCCTAACTCAGCGGAGGGCAGGGAAAGTAGCAAACAGTAATGTTCGTTATGCTGATGTCAAGCGTGTGAAACCCCCAACAGCGGGATCAATGCCGCAATGGTTGAAGAATTCACCTGTGTCAGTTGAGTCACCTTCCACCAGTGATCTCGGTTTACAAGCTGGAGTGTATGGTGCATTGATGGGTTTAACCTATCTTAATGGGGCTTCTACACCCGTTGCAGCTTATGCTGGGGCTGATGTTCCTGGACTACTCTTGGCTGGTAGCTTTGGTGCTTCCCTGTACTTTATGACCAAAAAGAATGTTAAGTTAG GGAAGGCCACTGTCATAACCATAGGCGGGCTCGTAGCTGGCGCTGTTGTAGGGTCAGCGGTAGAGAACTGGTTGCAGGTAGATATTGTCCCATTCCTGGGTATACACTCCCCTGCTGCTGTTGTTAGTGAAATCATTATTATATCTCAATTCTTGGTTTCTCTGTACCTAAGGTAA